From one Magnolia sinica isolate HGM2019 chromosome 18, MsV1, whole genome shotgun sequence genomic stretch:
- the LOC131232810 gene encoding lysine-specific demethylase JMJ32 isoform X2, whose translation MEEEKELEGSGGFIGGLWREVRELSLGVGTSIDRLDSPPSSLRFLRHYVSSNKPCIISNAILHWPALSTWPHFSPSSFSLLPEQHHVVSVHLTPHGRADSLVPLPDDPSSLCFASAHVQRMPFHQALQHIVSPPLPNYVAYAQEQNDCFRSEYSHLAHDIDAHIPWATEALGTLPEAVNLWIGNHLSETSFHKDHYENLYAVISGEKHFLLLPPTDFHRMYIRDYPAARYSFSQETGEFTLQLESPLRYVPWCSVNPYPSASTKEREMSLYPLYFNGPKPFECTVKAGEILYLPSMWFHHVRQSPDNKGRTIAVNYFN comes from the exons ATGGAGGAAGAGAAAGAATTGGAGGGGAGCGGTGGGTTTATTGGTGGTTTATGGAGAGAAGTAAGGGAGCTGAGTCTGGGTGTGGGAACCTCAATCGACCGTCTCGACTCTCCTCCTTCTTCACTCCGTTTCCTAAGACATTATGTCTCCTCCAACAAACCCTGCATCATCTCCAACGCCATTCTTCACTGGCCTGCTCTCTCCACATGGCCCCATTTCTCCCCTTCTTCATTTTCCCTTCTTCCCGAACAGCACCACGTCGTCTCCGTCCACCTCACCCCCCATGGCCGAGCTGACTCCCTCGTCCCCCTACCCGACGATCCTTCCTCCCTTTGCTTCGCCTCTGCCCACGTCCAGCGCATGCCCTTCCACCAAGCCCTCCAACACATCGTCTCTCCTCCTCTTCCCAATTACGTTGCTTATGCTCAGGAGCAGAACGACTGCTTTCGCTCTGAGTACTCCCATCTTGCCCACGACATCGATGctcacatcccatgggccacTGAAGCCCTCGGCACCCTTCCTGAAGCAGTCAACCTCTGGATTGGAAATCACCTCTCTGAGACATCCTTCCACAAGGACCATTACGAGAACCTCTATGCTGTCATCTCTGGAGAGAAGCATTTCCTCCTCCTCCCTCCCACTGACTTCCATAGGATGTACATACGTGATTACCCTGCTGCTCGATACTCCTTTTCTCAG GAAACTGGAGAGTTCACATTGCAACTGGAAAGCCCACTGAGATATGTTCCTTGGTGCAGTGTAAACCCTTACCCTTCTGCCTCAACCAAGGAGCGAGAGATGTCACTCTACCCATTATATTTCAATGGCCCCAAGCCATTTGAGTGTACTGTTAAGGCTGGGGAGATCCTTTACTT